The Candidatus Nomurabacteria bacterium DNA window AGGTGCATCGATAGATGTAGCATCATATGGATCATGTCCCGCGATCTTTTCTAATATCAAAGCGGTATCCTCTACACTTATTCCTATCGGTCCAGGACTGTCCAATGAAGAACCCATCGCCACAACACCATATCTTGAAACCCTACCGTATGTTGGCTTCACACCGATAGTGCCTGTCCAGGCTGCAGGCAGCCTTGTCGATCCTCCTGTTTCTGATCCTATCGCTACAGGTGCAAGATACGCCCCAACTGCTACTGCAGAACCTCCGGAGGATCCTCCAGGGATCCTAGATGTATCCCAAGGGTTCAGACTTGGTCCATAATCAGATGTTTCTGTGGATGATCCATGAGCCCAAGCATCCATGTTAGCTTTACCAAGGAATGTTGCACCTTCTTCTTTCAGTTTGCGTGTGACAGTTGATTCGTATTGTGGAATAAATTGGTCGAGTACTTTAGCCGAAGCGGTTGTGCGGAGGCCAGTGGTACAGAAGTTATCTTTAACAGCCATGGGGATACCTGTGAGTTCTCCCTTTCCTGCTTCCATTGTGGAATCTCCAAGTGTGACAAAAGAGTTTAATTTCTTGTCATACTTTTTTATCCTGTCGTTAAAATACTCCTTAAGTTCCTGAGGTGAAAGCTCTCCTTTCTTGAGAAGTTCCCTCAGTTCGACGATTGTTTTTCCGAATAGATCCATAATAGGCACATATTCAACTATTTATCCAAAATCTTTGTGACGATGAAATATCCATCTCTAGTACGCTTTGCATTAAAAGTTGCTTCCTTCTGAGTGAATGTTCGGGTTGGCTCTGTGCCATCGGAGAATGTCACATTGTGGGAATTTGTTGTGTGTGATGTCTCTTTTACCCCATCTGTATCAAGCTCGTTCAGGTTCTGAATGTAATCGATCGTCTCCCCTAACTGTTCCTGAAGTATTACGATCTCTTCTTCACTCAGTTCTAGCTTGACCAGATCTGCCAAACGTAAAACTTCTTCCCTTGATAATGTTTGTTTCTTGATATTTTTTGCCTTCATTTGGGCATTAGTATATATCAAACCTTTCAATAAATGCAACTTGTAGATAACAAACACTGTGGTTAGTTTCCTATTAATATTTAGGCTTTCTGATACTTTGATATAATTCAGATATGAATAATAATCTCGCATTAGAGATCAAGGATAGGATCCATTCACTTCATCGTTATACGGTAGATCTTAATGACTTTGATCCTGTCAGATATCTAGGGACAAGATCAACTTATCTTTCGATCAAGACCGATAAGATCCGGAATTTTCTAAAAGTCTTCAAAAGGTCGCATAAAGATCTAAGCTACGATAAATTTATTCAAATACTCGACGATCTGTATTCAGAAGATGTCTTTGAGGTCAAAAACTCTGCTTCATTTCTAATTTCAATCTATTATGAGCATAGACGAGTCTTAGATTTGAAGAAGTTGAATGAGTGGTTGTATCACCTCAATGGCTGGGCTGAGATCGACACTATGTGTCAGAACAATTTCCCCGGAAAAGAGGTTTTCTCAAGGTTCAACGAGTGGAAACCTCT harbors:
- the gatC gene encoding Asp-tRNA(Asn)/Glu-tRNA(Gln) amidotransferase subunit GatC, with protein sequence MKAKNIKKQTLSREEVLRLADLVKLELSEEEIVILQEQLGETIDYIQNLNELDTDGVKETSHTTNSHNVTFSDGTEPTRTFTQKEATFNAKRTRDGYFIVTKILDK
- a CDS encoding DNA alkylation repair protein — encoded protein: MNNNLALEIKDRIHSLHRYTVDLNDFDPVRYLGTRSTYLSIKTDKIRNFLKVFKRSHKDLSYDKFIQILDDLYSEDVFEVKNSASFLISIYYEHRRVLDLKKLNEWLYHLNGWAEIDTMCQNNFPGKEVFSRFNEWKPLLKGFSTHKDISHRRASMVLLLKTVRSINDPQVRDLAFDNIRANMESRDILITKSISWILRTMINLYREDVRDFLSENEAVLPAIAIRETRKKLLTGKKN
- the gatA gene encoding Asp-tRNA(Asn)/Glu-tRNA(Gln) amidotransferase subunit GatA, with amino-acid sequence MDLFGKTIVELRELLKKGELSPQELKEYFNDRIKKYDKKLNSFVTLGDSTMEAGKGELTGIPMAVKDNFCTTGLRTTASAKVLDQFIPQYESTVTRKLKEEGATFLGKANMDAWAHGSSTETSDYGPSLNPWDTSRIPGGSSGGSAVAVGAYLAPVAIGSETGGSTRLPAAWTGTIGVKPTYGRVSRYGVVAMGSSLDSPGPIGISVEDTALILEKIAGHDPYDATSIDAPVDQYSKEMKKKRTFTIGISDQYFEDIHPEILEAMNRTIEVLKKMGHKFKKIELIEPKYSISVYTIIQRAEVSSNLSRYHGIRYSNPRGMFGKEAKKRVMLGGYTLSVGYYDAFYKKAQKVRTLIIEDFKKAYSDVDLIIAPTTPITALKRGDSEKYPFFGEVMDVLLEPSSIAGLPALSVPVGLDNIGLPIGMQIIGNSLREVDTFALAYQLEQETDFYGVIKEGLAKWK